One Burkholderia cepacia genomic window carries:
- a CDS encoding heme ABC transporter ATP-binding protein, producing the protein MLTAHHLDVARRHNAILRDLSLSIEPGRVTALLGRNGAGKSTLLKTFAGELTGRGSAAGTRVTGDITLNGEPLARIDAPRLACLRAVLPQAAQPAFPFSVDEIVLLGRYPHARRSGATSHRDRDIAWRALERAGADALVGRDVTTLSGGELARVQFARVLAQLWPDDGGDDAAQPRYLLLDEPTAALDLAHQHRLLDTVRSVAREWRLGVLAIVHDPNLAARHADTIAMLADGTIVAHGTPRDVMTPAHVAQCYGFSVKMVETGDGAPPVMVPA; encoded by the coding sequence ATGCTGACCGCTCACCATCTCGACGTCGCGCGCCGCCACAACGCCATCCTCCGCGACCTGTCGCTGTCGATCGAACCGGGCCGCGTGACCGCGCTGCTCGGCCGCAACGGCGCGGGCAAGAGCACGCTGCTGAAGACCTTCGCCGGCGAGCTGACCGGGCGCGGCTCGGCGGCCGGCACACGCGTGACCGGCGACATCACGCTGAACGGCGAACCGCTCGCGCGCATCGACGCGCCGCGCCTCGCGTGCCTGCGCGCGGTGCTGCCGCAGGCCGCGCAGCCGGCCTTTCCGTTCAGCGTCGACGAAATCGTGCTGCTCGGCCGTTATCCGCATGCGCGGCGCAGCGGCGCGACGTCGCATCGCGATCGCGACATCGCGTGGCGCGCGCTCGAACGCGCGGGCGCCGACGCGCTCGTCGGCCGCGACGTCACGACGCTGTCGGGCGGCGAACTCGCGCGCGTGCAGTTCGCGCGCGTGCTCGCGCAGCTCTGGCCGGACGACGGCGGCGACGATGCCGCGCAGCCCCGCTACCTGCTGCTCGACGAGCCGACCGCCGCGCTCGACCTCGCGCACCAGCACCGGCTGCTCGACACCGTGCGCTCGGTCGCGCGCGAATGGCGGCTCGGCGTGCTCGCGATCGTCCACGATCCGAACCTCGCCGCGCGGCACGCGGATACGATCGCGATGCTCGCCGACGGCACGATCGTCGCACACGGCACGCCGCGCGACGTGATGACGCCCGCGCATGTCGCGCAGTGCTACGGGTTTTCGGTGAAGATGGTGGAAACCGGCGACGGTGCGCCGCCGGTCATGGTGCCGGCTTAG
- a CDS encoding VOC family protein, whose amino-acid sequence MPLPMTRVLLYVHDVASIKSFYLRYFDLPVVEEIDGEWAVLDAGNIELALHLAGPAFRRAAAPEPPHATRVKLVFSITSGIDAHRDRLARDGVAVRDVKRFDGFPYRLLDGLDPEGNVFQVMQPD is encoded by the coding sequence ATGCCGCTTCCGATGACCCGCGTGCTGCTCTACGTGCACGACGTCGCTTCCATCAAATCGTTTTACCTGCGCTACTTCGACCTGCCCGTCGTCGAGGAGATCGACGGTGAATGGGCGGTGCTCGACGCGGGCAACATCGAGCTGGCGCTGCATCTGGCCGGCCCGGCGTTTCGGCGCGCGGCCGCGCCCGAACCTCCGCACGCGACGCGCGTCAAGCTCGTCTTCTCGATCACATCGGGCATCGACGCGCATCGCGACCGTCTCGCGCGCGACGGCGTCGCCGTGCGCGACGTCAAGCGCTTCGACGGATTCCCGTACCGGCTGCTCGACGGCCTCGATCCGGAAGGCAATGTCTTCCAGGTGATGCAGCCGGACTGA
- a CDS encoding FecCD family ABC transporter permease produces MPAHASPFPAPSPASRSGAARIGTSRRFAPFALAALAVLVCAMSVVALCVGAYRIPLTQAWAALTGDAAAQQARAVLLDIRAPRVALALLVGSGFGAAGAAMQALFRNPLADPGLVGVSSGAALGATTMIVLGPALFAAHVSAAALPVAAFAGALAVAALVYRLAASRGRLALPLLLLAGIAINALAGAAIGLLTFVADDAQLRSLTFWSLGSLGGAQWSALAAVAPCVAIGCVLLARERDALNALQLGETEALHLGVPVQRLKRRVLVAVALAVGALVSCAGIIGFIGLVAPHCVRLACGPDQRVVLPGAALLGALLTLAADLAARTVAAPAEVPLGVLTALLGAPFFLALLWKSRGALGG; encoded by the coding sequence ATGCCCGCTCACGCTTCGCCCTTCCCCGCACCGTCGCCCGCGTCGCGCTCCGGCGCCGCGCGCATCGGTACGTCGCGCCGCTTCGCGCCGTTCGCGCTGGCCGCGCTCGCCGTTCTCGTGTGCGCGATGTCCGTCGTCGCGCTGTGCGTCGGCGCGTACCGCATTCCGCTCACGCAAGCCTGGGCCGCGCTGACCGGCGACGCCGCCGCGCAGCAGGCGCGCGCGGTACTGCTCGACATCCGCGCGCCGCGCGTCGCGCTCGCACTGCTGGTCGGCAGCGGCTTCGGCGCGGCCGGCGCCGCGATGCAGGCGCTGTTCCGCAACCCGCTCGCCGATCCGGGGCTCGTCGGCGTGTCGAGCGGCGCGGCACTCGGCGCGACCACGATGATCGTGCTCGGCCCCGCGCTGTTCGCCGCGCACGTGAGTGCCGCCGCGTTGCCTGTCGCCGCGTTCGCGGGCGCGCTCGCGGTCGCCGCGCTCGTCTACCGGCTCGCCGCGTCGCGCGGCCGGCTCGCGTTGCCGCTGCTGCTGCTCGCCGGCATCGCGATCAATGCGCTGGCCGGCGCGGCGATCGGGCTGCTCACGTTCGTCGCCGACGATGCGCAACTGCGTTCGCTGACCTTCTGGAGCCTCGGCAGCCTCGGCGGCGCGCAATGGTCCGCGCTGGCGGCCGTCGCGCCGTGCGTCGCGATCGGCTGCGTGCTGCTCGCACGCGAACGCGACGCGCTGAACGCGTTGCAGCTCGGCGAAACCGAGGCGCTGCACCTCGGCGTGCCGGTGCAGCGGCTGAAGCGGCGCGTGCTCGTCGCGGTCGCGCTCGCGGTCGGCGCGTTGGTGTCGTGCGCCGGCATCATCGGCTTCATCGGGCTCGTCGCGCCGCATTGCGTGCGCCTCGCGTGCGGCCCCGACCAGCGCGTCGTGCTGCCCGGCGCCGCGCTGCTCGGCGCGTTGCTGACGCTCGCCGCCGATCTCGCCGCGCGCACGGTCGCGGCACCGGCGGAAGTTCCGCTCGGCGTGCTGACCGCGCTGCTCGGCGCGCCGTTCTTTCTCGCGCTGCTGTGGAAAAGCCGCGGCGCGCTCGGCGGATGA
- a CDS encoding VOC family protein, with product MSSLASTINALRPFVPSRDFDTSKRFYVELGFTLTFDGDAIAELHFGRHSILLQDFYEPAHANNSMLQMVVSDLDAWWRHIDALRLTERYAVNAPIEPKMQPWGRRVAFLFDPAGVLWHISEAAPGAV from the coding sequence TTGTCATCACTCGCATCGACGATCAACGCATTGCGCCCGTTCGTACCGTCCCGGGATTTCGACACGAGCAAGCGCTTCTATGTCGAACTCGGCTTCACGCTGACCTTCGACGGCGATGCCATTGCCGAACTGCACTTCGGCCGGCACAGCATCCTGCTGCAGGATTTCTACGAGCCTGCCCATGCGAACAACAGCATGCTGCAGATGGTCGTCAGCGATCTCGATGCATGGTGGCGGCACATCGATGCGCTCAGGCTGACCGAACGTTATGCCGTCAACGCGCCGATCGAGCCGAAGATGCAGCCGTGGGGACGACGCGTCGCTTTTCTGTTCGACCCGGCCGGCGTGCTGTGGCATATCTCCGAGGCCGCGCCCGGCGCGGTTTGA
- a CDS encoding hemin-degrading factor, with product MMQSALPGQPATPARAAAALRDAFLKLKTERQLRNRDVAQALGVSEGEALAAFVGEHVVRLDARFPAMFEEMPRLGRVMALTRNDTAVHEKDGEYAQMSHDGPVGLALGDIDLRIFYRHWVSAFAVRDETAHGPLKSLQFFDAQGHAIHKVYLRAHSDHAAYDAFVERWRAPSQEPGLEVAPAAPKTPERADTEIDVTGFRAAWDAMTDTHQFFGITQRFGVSRMQALRLADPQYAYPVGTRALRHALERAAGSGQPIMVFVGNAGMIQIHTGPVANVREVGAWINVLDPGFNLHVREDLIAAAWVVKKPTSDGIVTSLELFDRQGDHVALLFGERKPGKVERDDWRALVAGLPPAEHGDAR from the coding sequence ATGATGCAATCCGCCCTTCCCGGTCAACCGGCCACGCCGGCCCGTGCGGCCGCCGCGCTGCGCGACGCGTTCCTCAAGCTCAAGACCGAGCGCCAGCTGCGCAACCGCGACGTCGCGCAGGCGCTCGGCGTCAGCGAAGGCGAGGCGCTCGCCGCGTTCGTCGGCGAGCACGTCGTGCGGCTCGACGCGCGCTTTCCGGCGATGTTCGAGGAAATGCCGCGCCTCGGCCGCGTGATGGCGCTCACGCGCAACGATACGGCCGTCCACGAGAAGGACGGCGAGTATGCGCAGATGAGCCACGACGGGCCCGTCGGCCTCGCGCTCGGCGATATCGACCTGCGCATCTTCTATCGTCACTGGGTGTCGGCGTTCGCGGTGCGCGACGAGACCGCGCATGGCCCGCTGAAAAGCCTGCAGTTCTTCGACGCGCAAGGGCATGCGATCCACAAGGTCTACCTGCGCGCGCACAGCGACCACGCCGCGTACGACGCGTTCGTCGAACGCTGGCGCGCGCCGTCGCAGGAGCCGGGCCTCGAGGTCGCGCCCGCCGCGCCGAAGACGCCCGAACGCGCCGACACCGAGATCGACGTCACCGGCTTTCGCGCCGCGTGGGACGCGATGACCGACACGCACCAGTTCTTCGGCATCACGCAGCGCTTCGGCGTGAGCCGCATGCAGGCGCTGCGCCTCGCCGATCCGCAATACGCGTATCCGGTCGGCACGCGTGCGCTGCGTCACGCGCTCGAACGCGCGGCCGGCAGCGGCCAGCCGATCATGGTGTTCGTCGGCAACGCGGGGATGATCCAGATTCATACGGGCCCGGTGGCGAACGTGCGCGAGGTCGGCGCGTGGATCAACGTGCTCGACCCGGGCTTCAACCTGCACGTGCGCGAGGATCTGATCGCCGCCGCGTGGGTCGTGAAGAAACCGACGAGCGACGGCATCGTCACGTCGCTCGAGCTGTTCGACCGGCAGGGCGACCACGTCGCGCTGCTGTTCGGCGAGCGCAAGCCCGGCAAGGTCGAACGCGACGACTGGCGGGCGCTGGTGGCGGGCCTGCCGCCGGCGGAGCACGGAGACGCACGGTGA
- a CDS encoding trimeric intracellular cation channel family protein: MHTLYLIAIVAEAMSGALMGMRRGMDRFGLALVGAVTALGGGTVRDVLLGHYPLGWIAHPEYLVITLVAATVASWAARRLARMKTLFVTVDAIGLAAFTIIGCDIGASTGAAPIIVVLAGAITGVCGGMLRDLLCNEMPLILREELYASVAFVTGALYVGMQYLGIGADVATAVALVAGFSMRMLAVRLGWKMRTFGAADVER, translated from the coding sequence ATGCATACGCTTTATCTGATTGCGATCGTCGCGGAAGCGATGTCGGGTGCGCTGATGGGCATGCGGCGCGGGATGGACCGCTTCGGGCTCGCGCTCGTCGGCGCGGTGACGGCGCTCGGCGGCGGCACCGTGCGCGACGTGCTGCTCGGCCACTATCCGCTCGGCTGGATCGCGCATCCCGAATACCTGGTGATCACGCTCGTCGCGGCAACCGTCGCATCGTGGGCCGCCCGCCGTCTCGCGCGCATGAAGACGCTGTTCGTCACCGTCGACGCGATCGGCCTCGCCGCGTTCACGATCATCGGCTGCGACATCGGCGCGTCGACCGGCGCCGCGCCGATCATCGTCGTGCTGGCCGGCGCGATCACCGGCGTGTGCGGCGGGATGCTGCGCGACCTGCTGTGCAACGAGATGCCGCTGATCCTGCGCGAGGAACTGTACGCGAGCGTAGCGTTCGTGACGGGCGCGTTGTACGTCGGGATGCAGTACCTGGGCATCGGCGCCGACGTGGCGACCGCGGTCGCGCTGGTGGCCGGCTTCTCGATGCGGATGCTGGCCGTGCGGCTCGGGTGGAAGATGCGCACTTTCGGCGCGGCCGACGTCGAGCGTTGA
- a CDS encoding TonB-dependent hemoglobin/transferrin/lactoferrin family receptor, with protein MHCYTLARRPICAALFGAFGLSAATAHADSSPQGATPPATMLAAATRGDAALLDPVTVTANRTATAASRTAASVSVITDADLEEQQAANIKDALRYEPGITVRRTAYRPGSAALGGGRDGDSSINIRGLEGNRVLLMEDGIRLPNAFSFGPLEAGRGDYADLDTLKRIEILRGPASALYGSDGLTGAVNFITKDPHDLLSIYNKPYYLSFRPSYDSADRSIGATVSAAGGNDRIQGMLIADGRRGHEVDTRGSNNSASTLRTTSNPQDVYSESLLGKLVLTPTTRDTIRFTAETVQRRVSTDVLSAINAPTTLGLTTYDRLERNRFSVDYDFRDDAFRWFQTAHVQFYYQGAKQDQYAFETRGKQPSRSRDNQYQERTFGGSAFAESGFATGPFAHKLLYGVDGSVSRVTNMRDGTVPGVGEAFPNKAFPDTDYTLFGAFLQDQIGYGRLLVTPGLRFDTYRLSPTENDPLFTGKAVSTSANELSPRVAVLYEITPAVIPYVQYAHGFRAPTPDQVNSSFSNPVYGYTSIGNPNLKPETSDTFEAGLRGKAGTGYGVVRYSAAAFTGRYRNFISRTTIAGSGRPADPFVFQYVNFADARIHGLEGRAEWVMPNGITLKTAMAFTKGSTQNDGAASQPLNTVNPFSAVFGVRYEPTERWFVQTDLLFQAAKRDKDIDKSDCSNKACFSPPSSFVVDLRGGYRFNKHVSATIGIRNLFDRKYWNWSDVRGIAADSQVLDAYTSSGRTVAVSMKVDF; from the coding sequence GTGCATTGCTATACGCTGGCGCGGCGGCCGATCTGTGCCGCGCTGTTCGGCGCGTTCGGCCTGTCCGCCGCCACGGCTCACGCCGATTCGTCGCCGCAAGGCGCCACCCCGCCTGCCACCATGCTCGCCGCGGCCACGCGCGGCGATGCGGCGCTGCTCGACCCGGTCACCGTCACGGCCAACCGCACCGCAACGGCCGCGAGCCGCACGGCTGCGTCCGTCTCGGTGATCACCGACGCGGATCTGGAAGAACAGCAGGCCGCCAACATCAAGGACGCGCTGCGCTACGAGCCGGGCATCACGGTGCGCCGCACCGCGTACCGGCCCGGCAGCGCCGCGCTCGGCGGCGGCCGCGACGGCGATTCGAGCATCAACATCCGGGGCCTCGAAGGCAATCGCGTGCTGCTGATGGAAGACGGCATCCGCCTGCCGAACGCGTTCTCGTTCGGCCCGCTCGAAGCGGGGCGCGGCGACTACGCCGATCTCGACACGCTCAAGCGCATCGAGATCCTGCGCGGGCCGGCGTCGGCGCTCTACGGCAGCGACGGCCTGACCGGCGCGGTGAACTTCATCACGAAGGATCCGCACGACCTGCTGTCGATCTACAACAAGCCCTACTACTTGTCGTTCCGGCCGAGCTACGACTCGGCCGACCGCAGCATCGGCGCGACCGTATCGGCCGCGGGCGGCAACGATCGTATCCAGGGGATGCTCATCGCCGACGGCCGGCGCGGCCACGAGGTCGACACGCGCGGCAGCAACAACTCGGCGAGCACGTTGCGCACGACGTCGAATCCGCAGGACGTCTATTCGGAATCGCTGCTCGGCAAGCTCGTGCTGACGCCGACCACGCGCGACACGATCAGGTTCACCGCCGAAACGGTGCAGCGGCGCGTGAGCACCGACGTGCTGTCCGCGATCAATGCGCCGACCACGCTCGGCCTCACGACCTACGACCGGCTCGAGCGCAACCGCTTCAGCGTCGACTACGACTTCCGCGACGACGCGTTCCGCTGGTTCCAGACCGCGCACGTGCAGTTCTACTACCAGGGCGCGAAGCAGGACCAGTACGCGTTCGAGACGCGCGGCAAGCAGCCTTCGCGTTCGCGCGACAACCAGTACCAGGAACGCACGTTCGGCGGCTCGGCGTTCGCCGAAAGCGGCTTCGCGACCGGGCCGTTCGCGCACAAGCTGCTGTACGGCGTCGACGGCAGCGTGTCGCGCGTGACGAACATGCGCGACGGCACGGTGCCGGGCGTCGGCGAGGCGTTCCCGAACAAGGCGTTCCCCGACACCGACTACACGTTGTTCGGCGCGTTCCTGCAGGACCAGATCGGCTACGGCCGCCTGCTCGTCACGCCGGGCCTGCGCTTCGACACGTACCGGCTGAGCCCGACCGAAAACGATCCGCTGTTCACCGGCAAGGCCGTGTCGACCAGCGCGAACGAACTGTCGCCGCGCGTCGCCGTGCTCTACGAGATCACACCCGCGGTCATTCCGTACGTGCAGTACGCGCACGGCTTCCGCGCACCGACGCCCGATCAGGTAAACAGCAGTTTCTCGAACCCGGTGTACGGCTACACGTCGATCGGCAATCCGAACCTGAAGCCCGAGACGAGCGATACGTTCGAAGCCGGCCTGCGCGGCAAAGCCGGCACCGGCTACGGCGTCGTGCGCTACAGCGCGGCCGCGTTCACGGGCCGCTACCGCAACTTCATCTCGCGCACGACGATCGCCGGCAGCGGCCGGCCGGCCGACCCGTTCGTGTTCCAGTACGTTAACTTCGCCGACGCACGCATTCACGGCCTCGAAGGCCGCGCCGAATGGGTGATGCCGAACGGCATCACGCTGAAGACGGCGATGGCGTTCACCAAGGGTTCGACGCAGAACGACGGCGCGGCGAGCCAGCCGCTCAACACCGTCAACCCGTTCTCCGCCGTGTTCGGCGTGCGCTACGAGCCGACCGAACGCTGGTTCGTGCAGACCGACCTGCTGTTCCAGGCCGCGAAACGCGACAAGGACATCGACAAGTCCGACTGCTCGAACAAGGCGTGCTTCTCGCCGCCGTCGTCGTTCGTCGTCGACCTGCGCGGCGGCTACCGCTTCAACAAGCACGTGAGCGCGACGATCGGCATCCGCAACCTGTTCGACCGCAAATACTGGAACTGGTCGGACGTGCGCGGGATCGCAGCCGATTCGCAGGTGCTCGATGCGTATACGTCGTCCGGACGCACGGTCGCCGTCAGCATGAAAGTGGATTTCTGA